In Geotalea uraniireducens, one genomic interval encodes:
- a CDS encoding class I SAM-dependent methyltransferase produces MSHKPLAAGKSSFDLIDSERLFAELDLQEDMVLLDVACGRGAYALAAAERLGPAAKIYAVDLWREGIEALREAGESRGLRSIEAAVADVGKKLPVPDAAVDLCLLATVLHDFIQERVDDRALREVERVLKPAGVLAVVEFKKIDGPPGPPVAIRLAPAELEERLRPHSFRLTRTVELGPYNYLSLFVRG; encoded by the coding sequence GTGTCCCACAAACCCCTTGCCGCCGGCAAGAGCAGTTTCGATCTGATTGACAGTGAGCGGTTGTTTGCCGAACTTGATCTGCAGGAAGATATGGTCCTCCTCGACGTGGCCTGCGGCCGCGGCGCCTACGCCCTGGCCGCCGCCGAGCGGCTCGGCCCGGCGGCGAAGATTTACGCGGTGGACCTCTGGCGGGAGGGGATCGAGGCGTTGCGGGAGGCGGGCGAGTCCCGCGGGCTGCGGAGCATCGAGGCGGCGGTGGCCGATGTCGGCAAGAAGCTGCCGGTGCCCGATGCCGCCGTGGACCTTTGTCTGCTGGCGACGGTGCTCCACGATTTCATCCAGGAGCGGGTGGACGACCGGGCGCTGCGGGAAGTCGAGCGGGTGCTGAAGCCGGCAGGGGTGCTGGCGGTAGTGGAATTCAAGAAGATCGACGGGCCGCCCGGCCCGCCGGTCGCCATCCGGCTGGCGCCGGCCGAGCTGGAGGAGCGGCTGCGGCCCCACTCCTTCCGGCTGACCCGGACCGTGGAGCTCGGCCCCTATAACTACCTGTCGCTGTTCGTCAGGGGGTGA